One genomic region from Ignavibacteriales bacterium encodes:
- a CDS encoding lamin tail domain-containing protein, protein MKKFGLLIVTILFFSSFSFSQIISQYVETNSGSVPKGIEVWNNTTSTLDFSTNNLVVRQGTNGAALATLYTISSGTLAPGAVLVIGTTDMQATAVGNGAAFYTFAFTFNGDDALALVYGGTTTDIFGTPGVDPGTAWTGGTVSTANQNIQLLSGITTGNVVGWSDPSLRFEVVSTNPAADITGFGLAPGSAAVPLLSSSVSSLNSLSYVFGNGPSTSQLYTLTGTDLDGSDVTVTAPADYEISLDDATFTSEITLTAYDGTATDIHVRLIAGLAAGTYDNEDITNAGGGSVTLNVTCNGSITGVLPNLFFSEYVEGSSNNKAVEIINISGSDVDLTAGNYVVLIYANGSSSVTNTIALTGTLLSEEVFVLANSSAGTTLLGLADQTSSSLTFNGDDALVLRVGGASGNILDVVGQIGFDPGTFWGTEQNTTLDHTLRRQNLIAIGDRNGFDVFDPATEWNTFNIDDFTDLGNPSLPVELTSFSATTIGSTVKLSWNTATEVNNYGFDVERSVVKNNWEKIGFVEGNGNSNSPKIIHLLIIK, encoded by the coding sequence ATGAAAAAATTTGGGTTACTGATTGTAACAATTTTATTTTTTTCTTCATTTTCTTTTTCCCAAATAATTAGTCAGTATGTTGAGACTAATTCTGGTTCTGTTCCTAAAGGCATTGAAGTCTGGAATAATACTACATCAACATTAGATTTTTCAACAAATAATTTAGTAGTACGACAGGGAACAAATGGAGCTGCTTTAGCTACACTATATACTATAAGTTCAGGAACACTAGCCCCTGGAGCTGTACTTGTAATTGGAACAACAGATATGCAGGCAACTGCTGTTGGCAATGGTGCGGCATTTTATACATTTGCTTTTACATTTAATGGCGATGATGCATTGGCTTTGGTATATGGTGGTACTACAACAGATATATTTGGTACACCTGGCGTCGATCCAGGAACAGCATGGACAGGTGGCACGGTTTCAACTGCAAACCAAAACATACAACTTTTAAGTGGAATTACTACTGGTAACGTAGTAGGTTGGTCTGATCCAAGTTTAAGATTTGAAGTAGTAAGTACAAATCCTGCTGCTGATATTACTGGTTTTGGACTTGCACCTGGAAGTGCAGCAGTACCACTACTATCTTCATCAGTTTCTTCCTTAAATTCACTAAGCTATGTATTTGGTAATGGTCCTTCAACTTCACAGCTTTATACTTTAACTGGAACAGACTTGGACGGAAGTGATGTTACAGTAACAGCACCTGCTGACTATGAGATATCCCTGGACGATGCAACTTTCACAAGTGAAATTACTTTAACAGCATATGATGGAACAGCTACTGATATTCACGTTAGATTGATTGCTGGGTTAGCGGCAGGTACCTATGATAATGAAGATATTACAAATGCTGGTGGTGGCAGTGTTACGCTCAATGTTACATGTAATGGCAGTATAACAGGCGTCTTACCAAATTTATTCTTTTCTGAATATGTAGAAGGTTCAAGCAATAATAAAGCAGTTGAAATTATTAATATTTCGGGTAGCGATGTTGATCTCACTGCCGGCAATTATGTAGTACTGATCTATGCAAATGGTTCCAGCTCAGTCACTAATACTATTGCCCTTACTGGAACTTTATTAAGCGAAGAGGTTTTTGTTTTAGCTAATTCCAGTGCTGGTACAACATTGTTGGGATTAGCAGATCAGACTAGCAGCTCATTAACATTTAATGGTGATGATGCTCTTGTTCTGCGCGTTGGCGGTGCTTCAGGTAATATACTTGATGTAGTTGGTCAAATTGGTTTTGATCCAGGTACTTTTTGGGGCACAGAACAAAATACGACACTAGATCATACTTTGAGACGTCAAAATCTTATTGCTATTGGTGATAGAAATGGTTTTGATGTATTTGATCCTGCAACCGAGTGGAATACTTTTAACATAGATGATTTTACAGATTTAGGGAATCCTTCGCTTCCTGTAGAACTTACATCCTTCTCAGCAACAACAATTGGTTCAACTGTTAAGTTAAGCTGGAATACAGCAACTGAAGTTAACAACTATGGATTTGATGTTGAGCGTTCTGTTGTAAAGAATAATTGGGAAAAGATTGGTTTTGTTGAAGGTAATGGTAATTCAAACTCACCAAAGATTATTCATTTGTTGATAATAAAGTAA
- a CDS encoding DUF3108 domain-containing protein yields MKSFIKINTLIIILSIALIALSSAVAQKKDEFRKIENNAFREGEKLTFDVKYGFVTAGVASFEIPKIKKISGREAYHVTFEVNTVSTFDNFFKVRDRYETYIDVEGIFPWRFEQHIREGNYSRDFSAFFDQRKGKAKTSGGEFDIPKYVNDIVSAFFYARTLDYSGLKVGDRIPLKNFYKDKVYDLDVVYHGKETIEVEAGKFDCIIVEPLVQEGGLFKNEGSIMIWLTNDEAKIPVRVKTKVVVGSINSDLTGYSGVYGKLTSKRK; encoded by the coding sequence ATGAAATCCTTTATTAAAATAAATACTTTAATTATCATTTTGTCTATAGCTTTGATTGCTCTTTCATCAGCTGTAGCACAGAAAAAAGATGAATTCCGTAAAATTGAAAACAATGCTTTTCGTGAAGGTGAAAAACTTACATTTGATGTTAAATATGGTTTTGTAACAGCAGGAGTAGCATCTTTTGAAATACCAAAAATTAAAAAAATATCAGGCAGAGAAGCGTACCACGTAACTTTTGAAGTTAACACTGTTTCAACTTTTGATAACTTCTTTAAAGTTCGTGATAGATACGAAACCTATATTGATGTAGAAGGAATTTTTCCCTGGAGATTTGAACAGCACATTCGAGAAGGAAATTACTCAAGAGATTTTTCTGCTTTCTTTGATCAAAGAAAAGGTAAAGCAAAAACCAGCGGCGGCGAGTTTGATATTCCTAAATATGTAAATGATATTGTTTCGGCATTCTTTTATGCAAGAACTTTGGATTACTCAGGATTAAAAGTTGGCGATAGAATTCCATTAAAGAATTTTTATAAAGATAAAGTTTACGATCTTGATGTAGTTTATCACGGCAAAGAAACCATTGAAGTTGAAGCTGGAAAATTTGATTGCATAATTGTTGAACCATTGGTGCAGGAAGGCGGATTGTTCAAAAACGAAGGCAGCATAATGATCTGGTTAACAAACGATGAAGCAAAAATTCCTGTACGAGTTAAAACAAAAGTAGTTGTTGGCTCTATCAATTCTGATTTAACAGGATACAGCGGTGTTTACGGAAAATTAACCTCAAAAAGAAAGTAA
- a CDS encoding T9SS type A sorting domain-containing protein → MNGVKKFELSQNYPNPFNPTTTIKFNLPDVGMVKLTLYNILGQQIRTLVNEFKESGTHTINFDASELNSGMYIYKIESGSFTQTRKMTLVK, encoded by the coding sequence ATGAATGGAGTTAAGAAATTCGAGTTAAGTCAGAACTATCCAAATCCATTTAACCCAACTACAACAATAAAATTCAATTTACCGGATGTAGGGATGGTAAAATTAACATTATATAATATACTTGGTCAGCAGATAAGAACTCTTGTAAATGAGTTTAAAGAATCTGGAACGCATACAATAAACTTTGATGCAAGTGAACTAAATAGCGGAATGTATATTTACAAAATTGAATCAGGTTCATTTACACAAACAAGAAAAATGACCTTGGTTAAGTGA